From a single Fulvivirga ulvae genomic region:
- a CDS encoding CvfB family protein, with protein MEIGNYYELEVAKEVDFGVYLNSELGEILLPLKYVPEGTEVGDILRVFIHKDSEDRLLATTLEPKGKVDDFVSLITKDITPHGAFMDWGLEKDLFVPNREQHAPFQVGHSYIIRICLDYKSDRLIGVSKINTFLSNANLGELKEGDQVNLLIYSETDAGYSAVINGKHKGLIYRNEVFEPVNVGDEKTGFIKKIREDLKIDLSLNPAGIGAIDKNREIVLESLREHGGFLPYHDKSEPHDITEQFNMSKKAFKKAIGGLYKDQLIDIESDGIRLK; from the coding sequence ATGGAAATAGGCAACTATTATGAACTTGAAGTAGCCAAAGAGGTAGACTTTGGTGTTTATCTGAATTCTGAACTTGGAGAAATACTTTTACCTCTAAAATACGTGCCTGAGGGTACGGAAGTAGGTGATATTTTAAGGGTATTTATTCATAAGGACTCGGAAGACAGGCTTTTGGCCACTACATTGGAACCCAAAGGCAAGGTGGACGATTTTGTTTCACTGATAACCAAAGATATCACTCCCCATGGGGCTTTTATGGATTGGGGGCTGGAAAAGGACCTTTTTGTGCCTAACCGGGAACAACACGCCCCATTTCAGGTTGGTCATAGCTACATAATAAGGATATGTCTTGACTATAAATCCGATCGCCTGATTGGAGTAAGCAAAATCAATACCTTTCTGAGTAATGCTAACCTTGGAGAACTTAAAGAAGGAGACCAGGTGAATTTGCTGATTTATTCAGAAACAGATGCTGGTTATTCAGCCGTAATCAACGGTAAGCACAAAGGTCTTATCTATCGCAACGAAGTTTTTGAGCCCGTCAACGTTGGTGATGAAAAAACAGGTTTTATTAAAAAGATAAGAGAAGACCTGAAAATAGACCTTTCGCTGAATCCGGCAGGGATAGGAGCTATTGATAAAAACCGTGAGATTGTTTTAGAAAGCCTGCGTGAACATGGAGGCTTTTTACCATACCATGACAAGTCTGAGCCTCATGATATTACGGAGCAGTTTAATATGAGCAAGAAAGCTTTTAAAAAAGCCATAGGAGGTTTATATAAAGATCAGCTTATAGATATTGAATCTGACGGTATTCGGTTAAAATGA
- a CDS encoding tetratricopeptide repeat protein, which translates to MRNTFIVMFLFLLVAGACKDESSDLGDQYFRNGQYKEAVAAYTEYLTLEPTHIKSLYNRGRAYEELGQHDKALADFHKIIKEDPLNVNAYLSITSDYYYRQQDYENTVFYADKTLKLNENNPVAHTLKGKAYQKLGKLNEALAAYNAAISVDKEYADAYLSRALLRIHLKQTSRACADLTMAKSLGAKSAADVMGKYCK; encoded by the coding sequence ATGCGAAATACATTCATAGTGATGTTTTTATTTTTATTGGTAGCCGGTGCATGCAAAGATGAGAGCTCGGATTTAGGAGACCAGTATTTCAGGAACGGCCAATATAAAGAGGCCGTAGCAGCTTATACGGAATACTTAACTCTGGAACCTACCCATATCAAATCTCTTTATAACAGAGGCCGTGCCTACGAAGAATTAGGGCAGCATGATAAGGCTCTGGCTGATTTTCATAAAATAATAAAGGAAGACCCCCTCAATGTAAATGCTTACCTAAGCATAACCAGCGACTATTACTACAGGCAGCAGGACTATGAGAACACTGTCTTCTATGCTGATAAGACGTTGAAGTTAAATGAGAACAATCCCGTAGCCCATACCCTCAAGGGTAAAGCATATCAAAAACTGGGAAAACTTAACGAAGCCCTGGCAGCTTACAATGCTGCTATAAGTGTAGATAAAGAGTATGCGGATGCCTATCTTTCAAGGGCTCTGCTGCGAATACATTTGAAGCAGACCAGCCGTGCTTGCGCGGACCTCACTATGGCCAAGTCATTAGGTGCTAAAAGTGCAGCTGATGTCATGGGTAAATACTGCAAATGA
- a CDS encoding arsenate reductase family protein codes for MSSIQFHPNELLLIYHDPSSSTGKQTRAYARSVSNHINEVDLHNVRFTTTLWKEIINMLGCKPKDLLDKSNADYQAKVRGNTFTMTGWLEVLMNNPHLLKAPIAVFNNRAVLCQKPTDILKLEVNSRSSSKVPPHLRPRVIE; via the coding sequence ATGAGCAGTATACAATTTCACCCCAATGAACTTCTTTTGATCTATCATGATCCAAGTTCAAGTACAGGCAAACAAACACGAGCCTATGCACGATCCGTAAGCAACCATATCAACGAGGTAGACTTACACAACGTACGTTTTACGACTACTTTATGGAAGGAGATCATCAATATGCTGGGTTGCAAGCCAAAAGACCTGCTGGACAAGTCTAACGCGGATTATCAGGCTAAAGTAAGGGGTAATACCTTTACTATGACAGGATGGCTCGAAGTGCTCATGAACAACCCTCATCTGTTGAAAGCCCCTATAGCGGTATTTAACAACCGGGCAGTACTTTGCCAAAAGCCTACAGATATACTAAAGCTTGAGGTAAATAGCAGGAGTTCATCGAAAGTACCTCCGCACCTCCGCCCAAGAGTTATTGAGTAG
- the mscL gene encoding large-conductance mechanosensitive channel protein MscL, with translation MFKEFKKFISRGNVVELAVGLIMATYFGAIVKSLVDDIIMPPVGQLIAGVDFARLNYVIGEKTLEDGTVQEVAVNYGTFLNHMITFLIVSLAVFGVAKLYNNYLKKKKEEPAEAEKGPTSQEQLLMEIRDAIREKNSRAQ, from the coding sequence ATGTTTAAAGAATTTAAAAAGTTTATATCCCGTGGCAATGTTGTGGAGTTGGCCGTGGGGTTGATTATGGCAACATACTTTGGTGCGATTGTCAAGTCACTGGTGGATGATATCATAATGCCTCCGGTAGGGCAGTTAATAGCAGGAGTAGATTTTGCCAGGCTTAATTATGTGATAGGCGAAAAGACCCTGGAAGATGGTACTGTTCAGGAGGTGGCGGTCAATTATGGTACATTTCTGAATCACATGATAACCTTTTTGATTGTTTCTTTAGCTGTATTCGGTGTGGCAAAACTGTACAACAATTACCTGAAGAAGAAAAAAGAAGAGCCTGCCGAGGCAGAAAAGGGGCCAACAAGCCAGGAGCAGTTACTTATGGAGATCAGAGATGCCATCAGGGAAAAGAATAGCAGAGCTCAATAG
- a CDS encoding 3-hydroxyacyl-CoA dehydrogenase family protein: MKNIAVIGSGTMGNGIAHVFAQNGYKVSLIDISADALKRALGTIEKNLDRQIKKEAITEDDKRNTLGNITTFTSTEEGVKNADLVVEAATENIDLKLKIFRDLDKICDANTVLATNTSSISITKIAAVTERSDKVIGMHFMNPVPVMKLVEVIRGYNTTDEVTATIMDLSRKLGKVPVEVNDYPGFIANRILMPMINEAIESLYEGVAGVEEIDTVMKLGMAHPMGPLQLADFIGLDVCLSILNVLYEGFGNPKYAPCPLLVNMVEAGHKGVKSGSGFYSWGHGTKDLIVADRFAR, encoded by the coding sequence ATGAAAAATATAGCCGTAATCGGATCAGGAACAATGGGGAATGGTATCGCTCACGTATTCGCTCAAAACGGATACAAGGTATCGCTCATTGATATCTCTGCTGATGCCTTGAAAAGAGCACTCGGTACGATTGAAAAGAACCTTGACCGACAGATCAAAAAAGAAGCGATCACAGAAGATGATAAAAGGAATACGCTAGGTAATATCACTACTTTTACCTCAACCGAAGAAGGCGTGAAAAATGCCGATCTGGTAGTAGAAGCAGCAACAGAAAATATTGATCTGAAGCTTAAAATATTTCGGGATCTGGATAAGATTTGTGATGCCAATACTGTGCTTGCCACTAATACCTCATCTATTTCAATAACAAAAATTGCAGCTGTAACCGAAAGATCTGACAAGGTTATTGGTATGCATTTTATGAATCCAGTGCCTGTAATGAAGCTTGTGGAAGTAATCAGAGGGTACAATACTACCGATGAAGTAACGGCTACGATCATGGATCTATCCAGGAAACTCGGAAAAGTACCAGTGGAGGTAAACGATTATCCCGGTTTTATTGCCAATCGCATTCTAATGCCAATGATCAATGAAGCCATTGAGTCTTTATATGAGGGTGTGGCAGGTGTAGAGGAAATCGATACAGTAATGAAATTGGGAATGGCTCACCCTATGGGACCACTTCAGTTGGCTGACTTTATCGGTCTCGATGTATGTCTTTCAATTCTCAATGTACTTTATGAAGGTTTCGGCAACCCTAAGTATGCACCATGCCCGTTATTGGTAAACATGGTAGAGGCCGGTCATAAAGGTGTAAAATCAGGAAGCGGATTTTATAGCTGGGGACATGGTACAAAAGATTTGATTGTAGCTGATCGTTTCGCCAGATAG
- a CDS encoding sterol desaturase family protein → MDINPIVLSIPIYFLLIGIELIVQQISNKKIYRLNDAVTNISCGITQQLTGIFLKVIGVGVYYLVYEYLAVFEIPSNWLTFIVLFFAVDFCYYWAHRMSHEINLFWGGHVVHHQSEDYNFSVALRQGSFQILWTFAFNLPLAVIGFNPVNFVLVSALVTVYQFWIHTETIGKLGIIEKFMNTPSHHRVHHGRDPKYIDKNHAGVFIIWDKMFGTFQEEEERPTYGITKPINSWNPVWVNLDHYIWMWDYLKKIPKWKDRLKFMFYKPGWFPEYMGGYQPAPEVDKTRYKKFDTLSPTPLNLYVLFQYLLALGATAFFLFQQANFASWEKVAFVTAIILTIMNCGALFEMKNWVWLLEKVRILTISAGAIALTYYLNLNLWFIIVSITYFVISMSWMILLNFSVNKNQSLVTVKES, encoded by the coding sequence ATGGATATTAACCCTATAGTCCTTTCTATTCCTATTTATTTTTTACTCATTGGCATCGAGCTGATTGTACAGCAGATCTCCAATAAAAAGATCTACAGGTTAAATGATGCAGTAACCAACATTAGTTGCGGCATTACACAGCAACTTACCGGGATATTCTTAAAAGTTATTGGTGTGGGAGTATATTACCTGGTTTACGAATACCTGGCCGTTTTCGAGATCCCCTCAAACTGGTTGACCTTTATTGTATTGTTCTTCGCTGTAGATTTTTGTTACTACTGGGCTCACAGGATGAGTCATGAGATCAATCTATTCTGGGGTGGCCATGTGGTGCATCATCAAAGTGAAGACTATAACTTCTCCGTGGCACTTCGCCAGGGAAGTTTTCAGATACTCTGGACTTTTGCATTTAACCTCCCCCTGGCCGTAATTGGCTTCAATCCTGTAAACTTTGTACTGGTTTCCGCCCTGGTTACAGTGTACCAGTTCTGGATACACACAGAGACCATTGGTAAGCTGGGCATTATTGAAAAGTTTATGAATACCCCTTCTCACCACAGAGTACACCATGGCAGAGACCCTAAGTATATTGATAAGAATCATGCCGGGGTATTTATCATTTGGGATAAGATGTTTGGCACATTTCAGGAGGAAGAAGAAAGACCGACTTATGGAATTACCAAACCAATTAACAGCTGGAATCCTGTCTGGGTTAATCTGGACCATTACATATGGATGTGGGACTATTTAAAAAAGATACCTAAATGGAAGGACAGGCTGAAGTTTATGTTTTACAAACCGGGCTGGTTTCCTGAATATATGGGCGGATATCAGCCCGCTCCGGAGGTAGATAAGACACGCTACAAAAAGTTTGACACGCTTTCTCCTACCCCGCTTAATCTTTATGTACTTTTTCAATACCTGCTGGCTTTAGGAGCCACTGCTTTTTTTCTATTTCAGCAGGCAAACTTTGCTTCCTGGGAGAAAGTAGCATTTGTTACGGCGATCATTCTGACTATTATGAATTGTGGCGCGTTGTTTGAAATGAAAAACTGGGTATGGCTACTGGAAAAGGTAAGAATATTGACGATATCGGCAGGTGCAATTGCCCTCACATATTATTTAAACCTTAACCTCTGGTTTATCATTGTTTCTATCACTTACTTTGTCATATCAATGAGTTGGATGATCCTGCTCAATTTTTCAGTAAATAAGAATCAATCTCTAGTTACCGTTAAAGAATCTTGA